The DNA sequence GTgggcaaaatgaacctggttcagtaacactcTTGGTTTGAGCTCTGCTCTTTTTTCAATTTCAAGCTTCCAATCTAATTGGCTTTCCTTTATAGGGCAAGTCAACTTGAGCTGATAAAGGATTCTAAgcatggaattagaaaaagatcaGGTAAGTCTGCTGAGTGCTTAGTGAAATCAGGCTAACGTAAGGATGGGCTTGCCATGGAACCACAAGGCAGGTCTAgggcctcacctccctcccttccccatcagTTCTTGTCTGTCTGTTGCCTCCTTTTCCCTGTATCCATGGCTGACATTCTGCCATTCTGATTGAGACACTCATCTTGAGAGTTGTTAACCTTCAAGCAGATTACAGCCAGTCTTGTAGGCTTGGGAACCTCACCATCTCGTCAGAGTGATTGTCTGTATCTCTGCTCTGACCAAATATGTATGAGTTTAAGTTTTAACTTTCAGTGGGCAATTTTGTTCTACTTCCTTTTAAGTTCCCAGGAGAAGCTTCAGTGTGAACCCCATATGCTTCCTCCAGTAGGCTGTTACATAGACATTTGTGgttaaaaccagaaaatgaacaTGATGCTTTCATAGTAGAGGATAAAGGTTATGAGCAGACAATGTCAATCTAGAGTCGACTGATATGACTCAACAAAAAGACTAAAGAAGTTAACATTTGTAGACAGGAAGTCAATGTGTGAAAGCTTAAAAGCAGGACTGAATCATTCAAGATGCAAGGAACCCAACTGTTCAGCCAGCATGCACTTGGTACTCAAATAACTCATAAAGTAACATATGAGTAGCTTTTAGGTGTGTCTCAATAATATCATGAAATTGTAAGCTTTTTGAGAGATTTGGGTACGTTGCCCACTGACAAGTTGAgcagtctcctttctctctcattacGTGTGTGCCCTGTCCTAAACTGAGAGCTCAGTCAAAGAGGAAGAATGTCCAAGATTGACTAAGAACAGATCTCCTTTAATGAGATATGTCTCTGAAGTACTGCTCTTCCTATCATTCCAGGGTGAGCTGGGATTCATTATGTGCAAAAACTGTGAGTGTCAGAAGGTAGGACTCATCCTGCTCCTTTGTTCTAGACTGGTTTAGTTGCTCACTTGAATTAATGTTGATTTATTTCATGCGTTATATTTGGACCTATGTTTTTAATGCTGTCACTTTCTATTAAAACTGGCTGGACACAAAATAAAGCATGAAGCCTTTTTCTGTGTCTACGGGGAAGGCAAATCTATTCTGTCCACAGTCATGAGGAAGGGAGAAAGTGGGATAATTCAGAACCATAACAGCCAACCATGTTCCCCTAAAACCTTTGAGAAGTTTTCAAATTTGGACCTTTGCCACATTTTGACTCTCAACTTGTCTTCGAGGCCATAGATGGAATCAAATAATCTCTCAAAGACAGAACTCCCAAAACTAAAATGTGATATTATTTTAGGCTATCTTGAGGTTTTCACATGTTTAATAAAATACTAGTTCCCTGGAAGGATGAGGGATGCTTTTCAATTGTGGATTCCATCATCAACTGCTTGTCAAAATAAACTGTTTATCTTCCAATTTCAAAGTAACCAGTCTGTCATAGCTGTTGACAGAAGCTTCCTCTGCTGCAATGTGATCTGGTTTGACTATTGGATGTGAATGGCATAGAGTCTAAAATCAAAACATAACTCTTGGGTTTTAGTGACAACTTTTCAGGGTACTCACCAACTGCAATCAGAAGAATTCTCAAGAGTCCTTTTGTTAGACTAAAGAGACTTACAATGATATGCTCTATTGATGTGAAATTTAGGTGAAATAGATAACTTTTTTAATGGTGAGTCCAGAGTCTCTACaatctcctccctttcttttcttatgaaaTATAGTCTGAGATGTCCTGGTCataattagtatatttttaatgaatcaaaatgacacaaaatggaatacctaaagaactttttttttaaaactttttttttgaggaagattagccctgagctaacatttgccaccaatcatcctctttttgctgaggaagactggccctgagctaacatcagtgcccatcttcctctactttatatgtgggacgcctgccacagcatggcttgataagcagtgagtaggtctgtacccaggatccgaactggtgaaccccgggccactgaagtggaacctgggaacttaactgctgcaccgctAGGCTGGTCCTCAAGAACTCTTTTTACTACTTTAGTCTCAAAGCAGTTCTATAATTTTCATTAGGTTGCTTTTTAACCTAGTGCCTCCGTTTGTCTAAGTATTCATAGTAGAGTAGTACTTCTTAATGGTTTCTAAGAACcatgacaacaaacaaacaaataaaagcctCCATTTCTATATGAATGGAAGAAAACTTGATGGTGCCACCTGGATCGGCACTATTTATCTTCTGAAACACAAGTTAAATATAGAACTGAGATTAACCATTTGGTTTCTGACTGTTGAAGGAGAAGCCTGAATGACTCTCCCATCCTCCACCACCTCCCACCCAAATTAGAAATTGTTAATACTCTAATGACTGGACTAGCACAGTCTAGGACAGCTGAGACCCTCAAGTGCACTTACTGAATTGCACTTTGGTCTTCACTCATCAGTTTACACTGAGAGATTTATAAAAAAACAATCCAATGAcacttgttcttcttttcaaaatttattttattgaggtcacattgatttataacattatatgaactttaggtgtacattattatagtTTGACTTCTGAATAGACtgcactgtgttcaccaccaagagtctagCTTCCATCTAAACtcaccatatatatgtacccaTTTACCGCTTTTGCtcttcccccaccctcttcccctctggtaggcaccaatctgttcttcgtatctgtgtgtgtgtttgtttatcttccacataggagtgaggtcacatggtaatttttttctccttagatttattttgcttagcataacaccctcaaggcccatcgtgttgttgcaaatagcacaattttgtcttttttaatggctgagtagtattccattgtatatacataccacatcttccttatccattcatctgttcatgggcacttgagttgcttccaagtcttggctattgtgaataatgctgtagtgaacataggggcacatatatctttttgaattagtgttttcatgtgctttggataaatacccagaagtggaatagctgaatcacgTGGagtttctgttcttaattttttgagaaatctccatactgttttccatagtggctgcaccagtttgcttacccaccagcagtgtatgagggtttgcttttttccacatcctctacaaacctgttatttcttgtcttgttagttaCAGCTATTCTGATgaatgtgagatgatatctcattatagttttgatttacatttccctaataattagtgatgtcaaatatcttttcatgtgcccattctTTGAAAGAATATCTATTCATATCCTATGCCCATATTTTGATCAggttcttcattttgttgttgttgaattgtatgagttctttatatattttggatattaaccctttattagatatatgatttgtaaatatttctcccagttggtgagttgtttttcatttcgttgatggtctcctttgctgtgaagaagctttttagtttgatatagtcccatttatttatttatttttttttttgtttcccttgcctgagtacatatggtattcaaaaagatgctactagggtcaatgtcaaagagctttctgcctatattttcttctaggaattttatggcttcaggtcttatattcaagtcttttatccattttgagttaatttttgtataaggtataAGATAAGGGTTtgccttcattcttttacatgtggctgtctagctttcccaagaccatttattgaagagactttccttgctccattgtatgttcttggctcccttgtcaaaaattagctgccCATGGATGTGTGGGTTCATTTCTTggttctcgattctgttccattgatctgtgtgtctgtttttgtgccagtaccatgctgttttgattactatagctttgtagtatattttgaagtcagggagggtgatgcctccagctttgttcttttttctcaggattagtttggctattctgggtcttttgttgttccatataaattttaggattatttgttctatttctgtggaaaatgtcattgggattctgattgggattgcactgaatatgtagattgctttaggcaatatggacattttaactatgtctattcttccaacccatgagtatggaatatctttccattctttctattttattttttgctgaggaagattcaccctgagctaacatccatgtcagtcttcctctgtttttcactatgtgggtcaccagcacagcataGCTGCCAGCAgagaggtgtaggtctgcatccaggaaccaaactctggctgccgaagcaaagagcactgaacttaaccattaggccaccagggttggccgtctttccatttttttatatctccttcagtttctttcaataatatcttatatttttaagtgtatggtctttcacctttttggctaaatttattcctaggaattttattctttttgttgcaattgtaaatgggattgcattcttgatttctctttctgccagttcattgttagtgtatagaattgtgactgatttttgtatgttgactttgtaccctgcaactttactgtattcattaatcatttctaatagatttttggaggattctttagggttttctatatatatagaatcatgtcatctgcaaatagtgaaaatttaacttcttcctttccaatctggatcctttttatttctttttcttgcctaatcgctcagctaggacttccaatactttgttgaatgtgagtggcaagagtggacattcttgtcttgttcctgttcttagaggaaaactttcaatttttcactgttgaagactatgttggctgtgggtttgtcatatatgggcttcattatgttgaagtactttccttccatacccattttattgagaatttttattataaatgggtgttgaatcttgtaaaatgctttctctgcatctattgaggtgatcttgtgatttttattcttcattttgttaatgtggtgtattacatcaataggtttgtggatgttgaaccatccctgagtccctggaataaatcccacttgattgtggtgtatgatccttttaatgtattgattgttgtattcaatttactGATAGcgtgttgaggatttttacatctatgttcatcagcaatattggcctattgttttccttttttgttctgtccttgtctggttttggtatcagggtaatgttggccttgtaaaatgaattaggaagcatcctgtcatcttcaattctttggaagagtttgagaaggataggtattaaattttttttgaatgtttggttgaattcaccagagaagccatctggtccttgacttttgttttcttggaggtttttgagtactgtttcaagctcttgtgattagtctattcagattttctatttctccttggcTCAGTTTTGGGTAGTTGTATGATTATCTGATTTGTTGCcgtatagcttttcatggtattctcttataatcttttatatttctgtgctatctgttgtaatttctcctctttcatttctgattttatttatttgagtctttttttttggaaagtctagctaggggtttgtcaattttctttatcttttcaaataaccagctcttagttttggtgatcatttctattgtctttttagtcatgacttcatttatttccactctgatttttattattttcatccttctactgacttgggcttcatttgctcttctttttctagtccttttaggtatagtgttagaatatttatttgagatttttcttaggTCTTAAGataggcctgtattactatataCCTCCCTCTTTCTaccacttttactgcatcccataagttttggtatgttgtgtttttatttttatttgtctccaggtatttttttttgatttctcctttgatttcttcattgatctaatagttgttcagtagcatgctatttagtctccacatatttgtgacttttccaaacttcttcttgtagttgatttctggtttcataccactgtgcttggaaaagatgcttgatatgatttcagtcttcttaaatttattgaggcttgttttgtttcctaacatatggtctatttttgagaacattccatgtgcacttgaaaagaatgtgtattccatggcttttggatggaatattctatatatatctaagtccatctggtctagtgtttcatttaaggccaatgtttctgtgttgactttctgtctggatgacctatccattgatgtaatttgggtattaaagtcccctaccattattgtgttgctgtcaatttctccttttaggtctgttaatagctgctttatatattttggtgctcttgtgttaggtgcatacatattcaTTAGTGTTATGTCCTCGGTGCAatctcccttttatcattatatactacccctctttgtctctcattgtcttttttaacttgaagtctgctttgtctaataAAAGTATGgtaacacttgctttcttttgttggccattagcttggagtaccctttactctaagcctatgtttgtttttagagctgagatggggctcttggaggcagcatattgtttggtcttgttttttaatccatccactctgtgtcttttgattggtgaatttaatccatttaaatttagagtgattactgacaTATAAAGATTTATACTGccaatttatcttttgttttctggtagttctatattttgattgtttctttttccttgtatttctgtttgccttttagtttggtggttttctgtgatgtttttctccgTTTCCTCTTTATTTGCAATTTGTGATTCTggtctgattttttgttttgttttgtggttaccatgaggtttgtgtaaaagatctcatagatgagacagtccttTTTATGCTGATAGTATCTCATGTCCATTAGCCTATGcgggttccatccttttcctctcccctctctatGTTTTTTggtcacaaattatccttttttgcaTTGTGAGTTCATTATCAAATTGAAGtagttatacttattttttatgctttctttgactttagcctttatgttataattgtttactaacctattctgatatagagtttcaattttaggattaaatttttttttttttttggtgaggaagattgtccctgagctaacatctctgccaatcttcctccattttgtatatggggtgctgccacagcatggcttgatgaatggtaggtaggtctgcacccaggatctgaacctgagaaccccgggccaccaaagcaatgtgtgtgaacttaaccactatgccactgggctggcccccagttttTGGATTCTGCCTGCCTATTTGTCACCTTTCTCAAACCTTTGTatgcctttgcttttttgtttcaggtatgagggctcctttcaacatttcttctaAGGTAGGTCTAGttgcaatgaactccctcagcttttgtttgtctggggaagctttcatttctccttcatatctgaaggataactttgctggacagagtattcttggctgatagtttttgtcttttaatattttgaatatatcattccattctctcctagtctgtagtgcttctgctgagaaatatgctgataggagttcttttttattttcctctctggctgctcttaatattctttctctgtcactgacttttgacagttttaatataatgtgccttggagaatgccattttttaattgagataattaggaattctattagcTCCATGTACTTGTATATCTTGTTCcatccctaggtttgggaagttctcagctattcttttttctttaacttttctttctttctttctttttttttttgcagagaaagatttgctctgagctaacaactgttgccaattttcttttttttcttctttttttcctcctcaaacccccagtgcatgactgtatatcatagttgtaagtccttctagttattctatgtaagccactgccacaacatggctactgatagatgagtggtgcgattccatgaccaggaactgaacctgggccaccaaagtggtgagagcaccaaactttaactgctaagccatcagggctggttcagctattatttcttcacataagctctctgctcctttctccctctcttctccttctaggattcccattatccttatgttgcttctACTAATTGAGTGGGCtgtttcttgtagaatttctccatttttaaaaatcatagttgtccctcctcttccacctgaatcattttttctagatttctgtcttcGACCTCACTAATTCTCtattccatatggtctgctctatttccagggctttctacttcatttttcatatcattaattgtgttctttatctgcagaatttctgcctttttttttttatatagagTTTCCGTCTCTTAGGTGAAGTACTCCTCTTCATTAATTTAAttcttgagctcattgaactgtcttcctgagttttcttgtaacttgttgaattgcttcatgacagctattttgaattctctgtcagttagattacagtcttctgtgacttccattttggtttctggagagttgtcattttctttctgtgctacTGTGTTACAGTAGTTTGCAATGGTGCTTGATGAATTGTTCCTCTGCTGGTGTGTTTGTTgtagtaaacacctttcttatttggtttggttgctttggttactttggttactttgattctgagctgcttctggttgcatttgagagcctgcattttccaccctccactgcctctgacAGAGGCATCACCCATGCCCTCCtggtgctgcttgtgcctctgaggttgctggtgccttgctgcttatgatgtccTTGCAGTCATGGGTGTTGCCACCAGCATCACCAGGATCACCAGGCTGCCGGTACCTTTGGTGCTTCTGGGTTCACCTGGGTCTTGTGTTCCCCCACTGGCACTCTCTAGGTTCTCCATGTGCTCAGGTGCTGCTGCTccatgcaccacctgtgctgtTGCTCCCAGGTTATCTGGGGGCACTGGCAGCACTGCTGCAGGGGCACTGGGTTCACATGTATCACTGTCACTGTGGGGTCCTGGGGTCTTGTATGCAGCTCCCACTGTTGGTAAAGCCAGTGTCAGagggtgctgccactgggggctggggcatGGGTTCTGTTGTGGCTTCTGAAGACTCAGGTCCCAGGTGCTACCTGTCACTGCTAGGGGAGGGGTAGGGGCTCAGCTGTGAGTGCAGCTATTGCTCCTGtagcctctggtctctggctcTGGTGTGCTTTTTGAAATCTCAGGTCAGGGCACCACCACCCCTGCTGGGGTATCTGCATTTTTGATCACCaccactgggggagggagaggagggtgcTCCCCTatttccactgcctcccagaggtccagtccacccaccttcagatgcatagatgtgtggatctctcaggtaTTCTGGTGTGCAGTGCAGAGAGTCCTTTTTTGGTAaatggatgtcctactggttgtaatttagaggggagagacaaagggaacaactcactctgccatgatccTGATGTCACTgcttattgttcttttttctaagatGTGATTAAGGATGTTCATTACCAATAGCTTTCAGATTTGCCCATTTATCAGAATCAACTGAACTGCTCTTAAATGATGCAGATTTCAAGGCCCACCTCAAGCCTATTCAATCTGAATTTCTGGGCAAGGAGTCAGGGTAATGTGTATTATAAACAATCTTCTCTGGTGATCCTGATGCAGCTGGTAAGGACATGGTGATTATGACACAGTGTCCTTCCTAAGAGGATCATGGAAGAAAGTTTTCTCTGGTCTTGGTTTCAGGATCAGTGGTTCTGCTTTTGGGAAAATAGTTTAATTTATTTCCTGGATACTGTAATTCATATAACTgattgtgtttatctttttgcATTGACTCACATGAAGCATAGATGCAAATACGTCTCCTTCTAGCAAAagtataagaagaaaattatggAACTTTGGGTATTAATAACATCCCTGTCTTTGTCTTCTCTTCATTACTCTCATTTATCCCTTGCCTCAATTTCGTCACCAAATTATTGATTTATcttattactttactttttttaaccttttgacctccttcaccaatttcccccacccctcatgctcagcctctggcaaccacaagtctgtctctgtatctataagcttggttttcttcttcttcttcttcttttaaagattctgTGTATGaaagagatcatacagtatttgtttttctctaacttttttcacttagcattatgccGTTGAGGCCCATTCattgttgttgtaaatggcaagatttcattcttttttatggctgcataatattctattgtatacatatacaccataatttctttttccatcatcCATTGTtgaacacttaagttgtttccatatcttggctattgtaaatagtgttgcaatgaacatgagggtgcatatatcttttgagTTAGTGATTTTGttctctttggataaatactcagaagtggagttgctgaatcatatggtatttttaaaattttttgaggaaaaattgtttttaattatatactTTGTTTTATTGCAGGTATTTTTGTACCTTGCATTAAATTCTATTTGGAACAAAGtgtgacataaataaataataagtactATCCTAAATATTTGTATAAACCTTGATAATTCTTTCTTGAGTTGGGGTGCTTTAATGtactgtttcttattttaaaagtacgGCTTAGGATGTTCTAGCAGAAATCACAAGATAAACCTGGTTGAAGGTGGTGCCATAACTGTCTTGTTTAATCACTTTTTTGCCCTTTGTGGGAGTGTGGGTAGAGTGGGCAGGATATTTAATTTGATGAATCCTATTTCCACAATAGACAgatagttttataaattttattcagTGAAATCAGCATAGTAGAAATACATCAgcaatatatgtgaaaaaaaaaacttgattcCTTAACAAAGTTAGTCCTAACGGGGCAGGAGGGGCCCATTACTGTGCTCCACTTTAACTACATCCAACTACACCTGAAGATCAAGTTGACCCGTAGAATATgttatgaaaaacagaaacaagcaacTGGTAGATCCAAGAAAATCATTTGTAGTTTTAGTTTCTATGAGATGGATCAAGATTATTTTTGATCCAAGCCTGGTATTTATGGGTTAATAGGCTGTAGACTCCAGGTTTCTTGGCAACACCACATTTACCACCTCCAGAGACCAGGGCATATAAGGCACCTTTGCAGACCAAGGGGCCACCTGAGTCAccctagaaagaagaaaaggggcaGATACCTGGTAAGAAGCTGCTGAACTTTTTCTACCACCAACTATTGATTACTCAAAGCATTATTGTCTGAGTCCTTGAAGAGTCCCCGAAACAGTCCTTTACTCAGTGTAggttctgtgtctctgtctctatccaGGACCACggttctgtctgtctgtctgtctctctgtccatgTCTAGGACTATGGACATATGTATCCTTTGGTAATCAGTGACCATTGAACTTTATTTATTAAGGAACAAGTAGACATAAAATTTGAAACAAcccactgaaataaaagaaattttttaaaccatgaaTTTCATTTTGGTGCTCATGGATCTGAAATTAAGTTGCTATTGAGactgaaagaaaagagcaatGTATTCTAGTCAATGTCTTAGTGGCATGGACGCTGTCTGCTCggttattttttcctgtgtttgtaTCCTCATGTGATTGAACACAGTGCTCTGTAGTACACgacacttagtaaatatttactcaGTGAACTGATTCTTGAGGACTCACTCTGACAATGAAATGTGTAACCAAAATTCTGTCAAGGAAAGTGACAGGGTGACAGAGGCCCGGCCTTTCAGAGGAAGAGATGGCTTCCAAATCTGAAGAGCAGCCTTTACCTCCGCTGCCGCTCTCACGGCACACTACAGTACTTTGTGCTCTGGTCGGTCAGGAAAACAGAGGCGTGGGGAACGATGATCTTGGGGCATTGCAGATGCACATGATCTTTGAAATCATACCTTCTCCTCAACAATGCTTAATATAGTAATATGTGAATGTtgtattctaatttttcaaaaattattaatccATCTTTGCTACCTATTTGTCACCTATAAACCtgaacatctattttttttactCACTCAGGAaacaaaagattttgaaaagtatGATTGTTATTCCTTTTAGTCAGTCAGTCAACATTATTTAAGAAGCAGATACTATACATTTGAGCTTTTTGCATTTGAGTCTTATAAGACCTGTCTCTTGATTAATTTAAATGGTGGGTCTTTTCAGAGAAGTTATCTTCTAATCACCACTAGTGACCTCAGAGTCGGTAGGCTTTCTAAGGACAGTAACACCCCTCAGAGGAAGCCTATAAAAGTTATCTTATATATTCTATTATCTTgattaacaaacatttaatgagtgcttattatgtgttAGGGAAGTTCTTATGACTCTTCACACCGGTGgatgaaaaagaatagagaatgcTGTGCAGGAATGGAAAGTAAATTTTGAGAATGGTGATTTTGTGTTCCTCATGCCTCGCCTCCTCTGTGCTAGTGAGCAGATGGAGCCTTGACTGTAGCACAGCATTCTGAGAGGCCTGTTTAGTGATATGCTCTTACCGGGCAGGAATCCTTCTTGCCTTTGGTGTCTCCTGCGCAAATCATGTCTTTAGTTATAATAGGGTGGTGGTTGTGATAACTTCGGCTGTTGCAAAGTTTTCGACTTATGACACTAACAGTAACTTCCTGCAGGGTATCAGAGGGGTCTGAATCTTCTGGGTCGGTGGCTCCCCAGCCAGTAACGTGGCATTTTGTTCCAGCTCTAATATCATTTTTGAATCTTGGGTAGAGCAGCTGGATATGCTCGTCGAGTTTTGCAGCCCTGTGAAGCTGAcagattaaaaagagaatagTTATCATGTGTCCCCCATAGTATTCTGCTATGAGCCTGAGCGATGTATGTGTGGTCCCTCTGTTCTAGGAGGGCGTCCCTTTTCTTGAATCTACTTTGGTGGTAGCTCACAGCTGCATTTGTGGTTGTTGCTTTTCTGAACATGCTCTCCATTCCCATAGAGCTCAGCGATGCTTGGGGAGGGAGCTTAAGCAGAGCAGGAATTTTGCCCAGTCTCATGCAAACTGGCCTTTGCTCTGCATTGGATGGTTTTCTGTGGAATAACATCCACAGGTCATGACTTCGAGGGCTGGGCTGTTTCCTGCTGGATAGGACCCTTGAGCATGGTCTAGACTAAGTTTGGACTAGACTAAGTGTGGTCTAGACTAAGTTGTAACTCAATTCTGTGTCCTTGAAGTCACTTGGTTGGCGCTGTTgtataaatgacatatttttcaCTTGCTAACGATAAAAGCTTTTGGG is a window from the Equus quagga isolate Etosha38 chromosome 9, UCLA_HA_Equagga_1.0, whole genome shotgun sequence genome containing:
- the GZMK gene encoding granzyme K, producing MTNFSSFLLFFLTAGAYMTPECFSMEIIGGREVSPHSRPFMASIQYGATHICGGVLIHPQWVLTAAHCHPRFVQSQSATVVLGAHSLSKNEASKKTFRIKDFIPFPRFTSDPESNDIMLVKLHRAAKLDEHIQLLYPRFKNDIRAGTKCHVTGWGATDPEDSDPSDTLQEVTVSVISRKLCNSRSYHNHHPIITKDMICAGDTKGKKDSCPGDSGGPLVCKGALYALVSGGGKCGVAKKPGVYSLLTHKYQAWIKNNLDPSHRN